The proteins below come from a single Acidobacteriota bacterium genomic window:
- a CDS encoding antibiotic biosynthesis monooxygenase, whose amino-acid sequence MIGRQVLLLGASLVGSLLFMDQRSATAESVGPIVRIAELEIDPAQLDAYRAALKEEIETSIRIEPGVLTLLAVSLKEHPEQIRLFETYKDAAAYESHIQSPHFKTYKTRTGQMVKSLRLVETDPILLGSKSK is encoded by the coding sequence ATGATTGGGAGACAAGTTCTGCTGCTCGGGGCATCGTTGGTTGGCTCATTGCTATTTATGGACCAGCGGAGTGCCACTGCCGAATCCGTTGGCCCGATTGTGCGGATAGCAGAACTGGAAATTGACCCGGCGCAGCTTGACGCCTACAGGGCCGCGCTCAAAGAAGAAATTGAGACCTCGATTCGCATAGAGCCGGGGGTCTTGACGCTGCTCGCCGTTTCGCTCAAGGAACATCCTGAACAAATTAGATTGTTCGAGACCTACAAGGATGCCGCTGCATACGAATCGCATATCCAGAGTCCACATTTCAAAACATACAAAACTCGCACTGGGCAGATGGTCAAATCTCTCAGGTTGGTGGAAACCGACCCAATTCTACTCGGCTCAAAATCGAAATGA